A part of Curtobacterium sp. MCLR17_036 genomic DNA contains:
- a CDS encoding DUF4345 domain-containing protein has translation MIDRQHPEPTAREAPNRAVLVVLLTVVGAIAVVGGGLGMVLGAVTGPEAQHVAVSTSSEYRFLSGVWLVLGVALWWSLVRPASRSAVTRVVLIAAIGGGVGRLVSLLVEGWPGPFTAALAIELLALPVLLVWHVRSFERAAG, from the coding sequence GTGATCGACAGGCAACATCCGGAGCCCACCGCACGCGAGGCCCCGAACCGGGCGGTGCTCGTCGTCTTGCTGACCGTCGTCGGGGCAATCGCCGTCGTCGGCGGCGGCCTCGGGATGGTGCTGGGCGCCGTCACGGGGCCCGAAGCGCAGCACGTCGCGGTCTCGACGAGCAGCGAGTACCGGTTCCTCAGCGGCGTCTGGCTGGTACTCGGCGTGGCGCTCTGGTGGTCGCTCGTACGACCCGCGAGCCGGTCGGCCGTCACGCGAGTCGTGCTGATCGCCGCGATCGGTGGCGGTGTCGGACGACTGGTGTCGTTGCTCGTCGAGGGCTGGCCCGGTCCGTTCACAGCGGCGCTCGCGATCGAGCTGCTGGCGCTCCCGGTCCTCCTGGTGTGGCACGTTCGGTCGTTCGAGCGGGCCGCCGGCTGA
- a CDS encoding adenylyl-sulfate kinase gives MSKLATCVLITGTVGSGKTSTAYAVGRLLRASQVPHAVIDLDELRRCWPAPPDDPFNTAVEAANLRSVSDNYRRAGVARFVVAGVVEGAGALQRYSEALGCPVVLVRLRVDLHRVRERLLERHEPGDERDWHLSRSGQLDGILDEENAASITIDVSSEPLDSVARRVITAVNWA, from the coding sequence ATGTCGAAGCTGGCGACGTGCGTGCTCATCACCGGCACCGTCGGGTCCGGGAAGACCTCCACGGCCTACGCGGTCGGTCGACTCCTGCGCGCTTCGCAGGTGCCGCACGCCGTCATCGACCTCGACGAGCTCCGGCGATGCTGGCCAGCCCCGCCCGATGACCCGTTCAACACCGCTGTCGAAGCCGCGAACCTTCGTTCGGTGTCGGACAACTACCGTCGCGCTGGCGTGGCTCGGTTCGTCGTAGCCGGGGTGGTCGAGGGTGCGGGAGCGCTGCAGCGGTACAGCGAGGCGCTCGGCTGTCCGGTCGTCCTCGTTCGTCTCCGAGTCGACCTGCATCGCGTGCGAGAGCGCCTTCTGGAACGGCACGAGCCCGGCGACGAGCGAGATTGGCACCTGTCCCGGAGCGGGCAGTTGGATGGGATCCTCGACGAGGAGAACGCAGCGAGCATCACGATCGACGTGTCCTCCGAACCGTTGGACAGCGTCGCCCGGCGCGTCATCACCGCCGTGAACTGGGCGTGA
- a CDS encoding aminoglycoside phosphotransferase family protein, giving the protein MWPTVEAWRSTVPELLACAVARWGLTLGRVHVGGSASHVVSVRTATGRDAVLKLSFPHREARDEASALRWWDGSGAVRLLEGDLDDPFVLLLERCDPGVRLADRHDLSPERRLSIAATALTRLWSRTASSDPGTTTMPVPSRPFERVADVTAEWADLVEERVRTLRPDLDLVAVARGTALLRELPVTAPRTVVVHGDYNPGNLLTATREPWLVIDPKPMVGDPAYDLGPMLMQIDDPFALRDTEGHLRARISLLADMTGESPVRIAAWCVARLVESSLWYVSRSEPAAARDTIERAMVLDALVV; this is encoded by the coding sequence ATGTGGCCGACCGTGGAGGCATGGCGGAGCACCGTTCCCGAGCTCCTCGCCTGCGCGGTGGCCCGTTGGGGCCTGACGCTCGGGCGCGTGCACGTCGGCGGGAGCGCGTCGCACGTGGTCTCCGTGCGCACCGCCACCGGACGAGATGCGGTCCTGAAGCTCTCCTTCCCGCATCGTGAGGCGCGTGACGAGGCTTCGGCGCTTCGTTGGTGGGACGGCTCAGGGGCGGTTCGACTGCTCGAGGGTGACCTCGACGATCCGTTCGTGCTGTTGCTCGAACGGTGCGATCCGGGCGTGCGGCTGGCCGACCGGCACGATCTGTCGCCGGAACGCCGGCTGTCGATCGCCGCGACTGCACTCACCCGGTTGTGGTCCCGCACAGCGTCCAGCGATCCCGGCACGACCACGATGCCCGTCCCGTCCAGACCGTTCGAGCGTGTGGCCGACGTCACCGCCGAGTGGGCCGACCTCGTCGAGGAGCGCGTGCGCACACTCCGGCCAGATCTCGACCTCGTCGCGGTCGCTCGTGGAACGGCGCTGCTTCGTGAGCTCCCCGTGACGGCCCCTCGGACTGTGGTCGTGCACGGCGACTACAACCCCGGCAACCTCCTCACCGCGACGCGAGAGCCGTGGCTCGTCATCGATCCGAAACCCATGGTCGGCGACCCGGCGTACGACCTGGGCCCGATGCTCATGCAGATCGACGACCCCTTCGCGCTCCGGGACACCGAGGGGCACCTGCGGGCTCGCATCTCGTTGCTCGCCGACATGACCGGAGAGTCACCGGTCCGGATCGCCGCCTGGTGCGTGGCACGCCTCGTCGAGTCGTCGCTCTGGTACGTCAGCCGGTCTGAACCAGCGGCAGCGCGCGACACCATCGAGCGTGCGATGGTGCTCGACGCACTCGTCGTCTGA
- a CDS encoding alpha/beta hydrolase, protein MIARVLGSGRPLVALHGFGVDHRIMLPLADAVQDLPWRLVFLDLPWAEAASATATAKSAADVAAEVLADIDAHLGDEPFAVIGNSFGGMIARHVAHERRDHILGVATLAGVVQPTHADRAVPKRTVLHTEPSVLEAAGDAREAFAEVSVIQDAAAFAAFERYVLPGLRGADPAVMDRIAADYALDAVPEELHPEPFTAPALHLFGRQDDVVGYEDGLALRDHYPRGSFVVLDGAGHNVHLEQPGITAALICDWLARIDR, encoded by the coding sequence GTGATCGCGCGAGTTCTTGGTTCTGGTCGTCCTCTTGTCGCGCTCCACGGTTTCGGGGTGGACCACCGCATCATGCTGCCGCTGGCGGATGCGGTTCAGGACCTGCCGTGGCGGCTGGTGTTCCTCGACCTGCCATGGGCTGAAGCCGCCTCGGCGACCGCAACCGCGAAGAGCGCGGCCGACGTGGCCGCCGAGGTACTCGCCGACATCGACGCCCACCTCGGCGACGAGCCCTTCGCTGTCATCGGGAACTCCTTCGGCGGCATGATCGCCCGACACGTCGCCCACGAACGCCGCGACCACATCCTCGGCGTCGCGACCCTGGCAGGTGTCGTGCAGCCGACACATGCAGACCGCGCCGTCCCCAAGCGCACCGTGTTGCACACCGAACCGTCCGTCCTCGAAGCCGCGGGCGACGCGCGAGAAGCATTCGCGGAGGTCAGCGTCATCCAGGACGCCGCAGCGTTCGCAGCGTTCGAGCGGTACGTGCTGCCCGGTCTCCGTGGCGCCGACCCTGCGGTGATGGACCGCATCGCCGCCGACTACGCATTGGACGCCGTGCCGGAGGAACTCCATCCGGAACCGTTCACCGCTCCGGCCCTGCACCTGTTCGGTCGGCAGGACGACGTCGTCGGCTACGAGGACGGGCTCGCACTCCGTGACCACTACCCGCGAGGGAGCTTCGTCGTCCTCGACGGTGCTGGACACAACGTGCACCTCGAGCAACCCGGGATCACCGCCGCCCTGATCTGCGACTGGCTCGCACGGATCGACAGGTAG
- a CDS encoding flavin reductase family protein, whose translation MQHTRIDPAILYFGTPVVLLSTIDADGVTNTAPMSSVFWLGHTAVLGMGGRSQTARNLLATGECVINLPSAPLVSAVDALALTTGRDPVPVGKERVGYRHVPDKLAAAGLHGRPGDTVRAERVDECPVHLEARVVDAHTLAGQEPGDDATFLFEAAVSRVHVHEDIRAAGTTNRIDPDRWRPLIMAFQRFYGLAGELRPSRLATIDEEWYR comes from the coding sequence GTGCAGCACACCCGTATCGATCCCGCGATCCTCTACTTCGGCACACCCGTCGTCCTCCTGAGCACCATCGATGCGGACGGCGTGACGAACACCGCTCCGATGTCGTCGGTGTTCTGGCTCGGACACACCGCGGTGCTCGGCATGGGCGGCCGGTCCCAGACCGCCAGGAACCTGTTGGCGACGGGAGAGTGCGTCATCAACCTGCCCTCGGCCCCGCTGGTCTCGGCTGTGGACGCCCTCGCGCTCACCACCGGGCGCGATCCCGTCCCTGTCGGGAAGGAACGGGTCGGCTACCGGCACGTCCCGGACAAGCTCGCGGCAGCTGGCCTGCACGGGCGGCCCGGGGACACCGTCCGCGCCGAGCGGGTCGACGAGTGCCCGGTGCACCTCGAAGCACGCGTCGTCGACGCGCACACGCTCGCGGGGCAGGAGCCGGGCGATGACGCCACCTTCCTGTTCGAAGCCGCGGTGTCCCGCGTCCACGTGCACGAGGACATCCGCGCAGCGGGGACGACGAACCGCATCGACCCGGACCGGTGGCGCCCGCTCATCATGGCCTTCCAGCGCTTCTACGGCCTGGCCGGGGAACTGCGGCCGTCGAGACTCGCCACGATCGACGAGGAGTGGTACCGCTGA
- a CDS encoding phosphotransferase, with translation MTIEMLWEQDEPDEVLRDRFGFADAAAVGDWVVSMLERHWDIRVASPERVVLSDRNALAWVRRGDERLLLKWSFAPERSERLAFVAQVTAWLGTLGLPVSAPVPATAGDLQLTDEGVSMSLQHVIDGSHLDVEDAAQVGSAGATLARLHEALRSWPAQDPRPEVLAVPTPLTEQVTDWIASDPPTLSLRARDVLGRLLERAPTALPPVQLVQGDYRAANILCAGGVVVGVLDFEELRVDHRIVELARSAVLLGTLFRDWGPVSESVRQRFLDGYRTVAVLTEEELRWWPVLVLWYSLALVPPSDDPTGWGRAAVEVLGHAAREQRTGPTSRRSG, from the coding sequence ATGACGATCGAGATGTTGTGGGAGCAGGACGAGCCGGACGAGGTGCTCCGCGATCGTTTCGGCTTCGCGGACGCTGCGGCGGTGGGCGACTGGGTCGTCTCGATGCTCGAGCGGCACTGGGACATCCGGGTCGCCTCCCCGGAGCGGGTCGTGTTGAGCGACCGCAACGCCCTCGCGTGGGTGCGCCGGGGCGACGAACGACTCCTGCTGAAGTGGTCGTTCGCCCCTGAGCGATCCGAGCGGCTCGCGTTCGTCGCGCAGGTCACCGCGTGGCTCGGCACGCTCGGGCTGCCCGTGTCCGCTCCGGTACCGGCGACCGCCGGCGACCTGCAGCTGACGGACGAGGGCGTGTCGATGAGCCTCCAACACGTCATCGACGGATCGCACCTGGACGTCGAGGACGCTGCACAGGTCGGATCGGCCGGGGCGACACTCGCTCGACTGCACGAGGCGCTCCGCTCCTGGCCCGCGCAGGACCCGCGACCCGAGGTGCTCGCCGTGCCGACACCGCTCACGGAGCAGGTCACCGACTGGATCGCTTCCGATCCGCCGACGCTGTCGCTGCGTGCTCGGGACGTCCTGGGGCGGCTGCTCGAACGAGCGCCGACCGCCCTGCCACCCGTGCAGCTCGTGCAGGGCGACTACCGCGCCGCGAACATCCTGTGCGCCGGCGGCGTGGTCGTCGGGGTCCTGGACTTCGAGGAGCTCCGCGTCGACCACCGGATCGTCGAGCTCGCCCGTTCAGCGGTCCTGCTCGGCACGCTCTTCCGGGACTGGGGGCCCGTGTCGGAGTCCGTACGGCAGCGGTTCCTGGACGGCTACCGGACGGTTGCCGTCCTCACCGAGGAGGAACTCCGGTGGTGGCCGGTCCTCGTCCTCTGGTACTCCCTGGCACTCGTGCCTCCCAGCGACGACCCCACCGGCTGGGGGCGAGCAGCGGTCGAGGTCCTCGGGCACGCAGCGAGGGAGCAGCGCACCGGTCCGACGTCCCGGCGCAGCGGATGA
- a CDS encoding WYL domain-containing protein: protein MNRTDRLYGLVEELRAVSPRPRSARRLAERFEVSVRTIERDLAALQQSGLPIWAEPGRTGGYVIDASATLGPAGFTLDEALAVLIGLGALRHSPFRHSARTAARKMLAVMPDQDAARASAFASRVHFLESDEDTTTPVAFAEALRADRVVQLRYQDAGGAESTRDVEPLGSIEKEGQWYLIAWCRLRHGVRAFRGDRMLSVRVTDERPPTRTLRAEDLAIQYGRLRSVIDD from the coding sequence GTGAACCGCACCGATCGCCTCTACGGTCTCGTGGAGGAGCTGCGGGCCGTGTCACCGCGGCCGAGGAGCGCCCGTCGCCTCGCTGAACGCTTCGAGGTGTCCGTGCGGACCATCGAGCGGGACCTCGCCGCGTTGCAGCAGTCGGGTCTGCCGATCTGGGCGGAGCCCGGCCGGACCGGTGGGTACGTCATCGACGCCTCGGCGACGCTCGGCCCGGCGGGGTTCACGCTGGACGAGGCCCTCGCGGTGCTGATCGGGCTCGGCGCGCTCCGGCACAGCCCGTTCCGGCACTCCGCCCGGACGGCGGCCCGGAAGATGCTCGCGGTCATGCCGGACCAGGACGCAGCACGCGCGAGCGCCTTCGCGTCCCGGGTGCACTTCCTGGAGAGCGACGAGGACACGACCACGCCGGTCGCGTTCGCCGAGGCCCTGCGCGCGGACCGGGTCGTCCAGCTGCGCTACCAGGACGCGGGCGGTGCGGAGTCCACCCGGGACGTCGAACCGTTGGGGTCGATCGAGAAGGAAGGGCAGTGGTACCTGATCGCCTGGTGCCGGCTCCGACACGGTGTGCGAGCGTTCCGCGGCGACCGGATGCTCTCGGTCAGGGTCACCGACGAACGGCCCCCGACGCGCACGCTCCGCGCTGAGGACCTCGCGATCCAGTACGGACGGCTCAGGTCCGTCATCGACGACTGA
- a CDS encoding manganese catalase family protein: protein MYFHKQELQFKATPDKPDAVYARKLQEVLGGQYGEISVAMQYQFQAWNMHMPGKYRDLVFGIGAEEMGHVEMLATMIAQLLEKSPLGITEDAVQDDPTVAAVIGGTDVQHGIVAGAGARPVDSNGNPWQGSYITASGNLLADFTANENAEMQGRVQAARLYHMTDDHGVRDLLGFLIARDTMHQNMWASAAAELRESGIEDFPVPNKFPESHQANEVAYQYLNFSDGAQAGDGPWASGPSFDGKGEYSYHDGPTSSVPMPPPTHADARFYGTTEVPNLVEKAAGAVQDTFNKE, encoded by the coding sequence GTGTACTTCCACAAGCAGGAACTCCAGTTCAAGGCCACCCCCGACAAGCCCGACGCCGTCTACGCCCGCAAGCTGCAGGAGGTGCTCGGCGGTCAGTACGGCGAGATCTCCGTGGCGATGCAGTACCAGTTCCAGGCGTGGAACATGCACATGCCCGGCAAGTACCGGGACCTGGTGTTCGGCATCGGCGCGGAGGAGATGGGTCACGTCGAGATGCTCGCGACGATGATCGCGCAGCTGCTCGAGAAGTCGCCCCTCGGCATCACCGAGGACGCCGTGCAGGACGACCCGACCGTGGCCGCGGTCATCGGTGGGACGGACGTGCAGCACGGCATCGTCGCGGGCGCCGGAGCGCGTCCCGTCGACAGCAACGGCAACCCGTGGCAGGGCTCGTACATCACCGCGAGCGGCAACCTGCTCGCCGACTTCACGGCGAACGAGAACGCCGAGATGCAGGGGCGTGTGCAGGCTGCGCGGCTGTACCACATGACGGATGACCACGGCGTGCGGGACCTGCTGGGCTTCCTGATCGCCCGCGACACGATGCACCAGAACATGTGGGCTTCGGCGGCCGCAGAACTGCGCGAGTCGGGGATCGAGGACTTCCCGGTGCCGAACAAGTTCCCGGAGTCGCACCAGGCGAACGAGGTCGCGTACCAGTACCTGAACTTCTCCGACGGCGCCCAGGCGGGTGACGGTCCGTGGGCGAGCGGTCCCTCGTTCGACGGCAAGGGCGAGTACAGCTATCACGACGGGCCGACGTCGTCGGTGCCGATGCCGCCGCCGACGCATGCGGACGCCCGGTTCTACGGCACGACCGAGGTGCCGAACCTCGTCGAGAAGGCGGCCGGCGCCGTGCAGGACACGTTCAACAAGGAATGA